From Calothrix sp. PCC 6303, a single genomic window includes:
- a CDS encoding DUF6679 family protein has protein sequence MLHRKIYQLCCDGREVCIFLRDQQRWIERARILDIEGDLVTLRYETDEEDEVCSWEEMVRLESIGAVTQKLASVPRGNVEPLMTEDCPEAERIHNRFPDSNPE, from the coding sequence ATGCTACACCGCAAGATTTATCAATTGTGTTGCGATGGGCGTGAGGTTTGTATTTTCTTGCGGGACCAGCAACGCTGGATAGAACGCGCCCGCATCCTTGATATAGAAGGAGATTTAGTGACCCTCAGATATGAAACCGATGAAGAAGATGAAGTATGCTCTTGGGAAGAGATGGTTCGTCTAGAAAGCATTGGAGCAGTCACCCAAAAGTTGGCTTCTGTGCCACGCGGCAATGTGGAACCGCTTATGACTGAAGATTGTCCAGAAGCTGAACGGATTCATAATCGTTTTCCTGACTCAAATCCTGAATAA
- a CDS encoding IS4 family transposase, with product MFDILSLLQCFLPQINATTMKQLNQIILAMLAMSGRVTMLGISRWTGSGGSYRTMLRFFHTVIPWATLFWLFFRKHLFRANEVYLLAGDEVVVSKSGKKTYGLDRFFSSLVSKPISGLSFFTLSLVSVEQRHSFPIQIEQVIKNDIEKSSVSPRPEIKAKEKRGRGRPKGSKNKNKTEVILTSELLRIKKMINELVKLVANFIPLTYLVLDGHFGNNNALQMARQVNLHIISKLRHDSALYIPYQNPDPNHRSRRKYGDKLDWRNISDEYLRQSSIEEDIQTDSYQATLLHKEFAQSLNVVILVKTNLKTNARSHVILFSSDLKLSSEKIIDYYKLRFQIEFNFRDAKQFWGLEDFMNIGQTAVTNAANLAFFMVNLSHHLLADFRILNPDSGIIDLKAHYRGFRYVHEILKMLPEIPEPILLTRIFAKLTSLGRIHHVSTGVESS from the coding sequence ATGTTTGACATTTTATCATTGTTACAGTGCTTCCTGCCGCAGATAAATGCTACAACGATGAAGCAATTGAACCAAATAATCTTGGCAATGTTAGCGATGAGCGGGCGAGTCACTATGTTGGGAATTTCTCGTTGGACAGGTAGTGGTGGTAGTTATCGGACGATGTTGAGATTTTTTCATACGGTAATCCCTTGGGCGACATTGTTTTGGCTATTTTTCCGCAAGCATTTGTTCCGTGCAAATGAGGTTTATTTGCTTGCAGGAGATGAAGTTGTAGTAAGTAAATCTGGGAAAAAAACTTATGGGTTGGATAGATTCTTTTCCAGCCTAGTAAGTAAGCCAATATCAGGGCTATCTTTCTTTACATTATCATTAGTAAGTGTTGAACAAAGGCACTCATTTCCGATTCAAATAGAACAGGTAATAAAGAACGATATAGAAAAAAGTAGTGTATCGCCAAGACCAGAAATAAAAGCCAAAGAAAAACGTGGACGTGGACGACCAAAAGGGAGTAAAAATAAAAACAAGACCGAAGTAATTCTCACATCTGAATTACTCAGAATTAAGAAGATGATTAATGAGCTAGTCAAGCTGGTAGCTAACTTTATCCCACTGACTTACTTAGTCTTAGATGGTCATTTTGGAAACAATAATGCTTTGCAGATGGCTCGACAGGTCAACTTACATATAATTTCCAAGTTACGCCACGATTCAGCATTATACATACCTTACCAAAATCCTGACCCTAATCATCGTTCACGCCGTAAATACGGAGATAAACTAGACTGGCGTAATATTTCTGATGAATATTTGCGTCAAAGTAGTATCGAAGAGGATATCCAAACCGATAGTTACCAAGCTACTTTACTGCACAAAGAATTTGCCCAGTCCCTGAATGTAGTTATTTTGGTGAAAACAAATCTGAAAACTAATGCTCGCAGTCACGTAATTCTGTTTTCTAGTGACCTAAAGTTGTCATCTGAGAAAATAATTGACTACTACAAACTACGCTTTCAGATCGAGTTTAACTTCCGTGATGCCAAGCAATTTTGGGGATTGGAAGACTTTATGAACATCGGTCAAACTGCGGTGACTAATGCTGCTAATCTAGCATTCTTTATGGTTAATTTATCTCATCATCTTCTCGCTGATTTCCGCATCCTGAATCCTGACTCCGGCATTATTGATCTTAAGGCTCATTATCGTGGCTTTCGATATGTCCATGAGATCTTAAAAATGCTTCCAGAAATCCCTGAGCCTATTTTATTAACCCGGATTTTTGCCAAGCTTACTTCTTTAGGGCGTATTCATCACGTTTCTACGGGCGTTGAATCCTCTTAA
- a CDS encoding helix-turn-helix domain-containing protein, translating into MQFKGDKVVLTLFGERVRVLRQARSLSQEALALAAELDRTYIGGVERGERNISLLNIQKIAQALDVSLTDLLQFEQKTEVMREPAAKGFLNAKVIEEIGLSHEMLRQAIRDTYKLLDQIDATLETAEVFPLSQTVELANLSSMIGNIFASAIAKHSNDLLRRNRPHRYPDLLTTGISPQVPDLELKMALETNKPKGHLAKEGYYLICRYVLCQLDGSLQIGKEQRGIKPYIWEIRCGYLLLEHFNLSNTAGDSGKTAVVNAAGMEILQIVYCDLERAPLSRKGKTYQSYQQLFERN; encoded by the coding sequence ATGCAGTTTAAGGGAGATAAAGTGGTCTTAACGCTCTTTGGAGAACGTGTGCGTGTTCTTCGCCAAGCTCGTAGTCTTTCCCAAGAAGCTTTGGCACTTGCAGCAGAGTTAGATAGAACCTATATCGGGGGAGTTGAACGAGGCGAACGAAACATAAGCCTCTTGAACATCCAGAAAATTGCTCAGGCTCTCGATGTGTCACTGACTGATTTACTCCAGTTTGAACAGAAGACTGAAGTAATGCGCGAACCTGCTGCAAAAGGCTTCTTAAATGCAAAGGTCATAGAAGAAATTGGTTTAAGTCATGAGATGCTTAGACAAGCAATTCGAGATACCTACAAGCTCCTTGACCAAATAGATGCGACACTTGAGACCGCAGAAGTATTTCCCCTTAGTCAAACGGTTGAACTTGCAAACTTATCTTCGATGATCGGAAATATTTTCGCCTCAGCGATCGCTAAACACTCAAACGACTTACTTAGGCGTAATAGACCTCACAGGTATCCTGATTTATTGACAACTGGGATCTCTCCGCAAGTACCTGATCTGGAACTAAAGATGGCTCTCGAAACCAACAAGCCTAAAGGTCACCTTGCCAAGGAAGGGTATTACCTCATCTGCCGTTACGTACTTTGCCAACTTGATGGCTCCCTGCAAATTGGAAAGGAGCAACGTGGTATAAAACCTTATATTTGGGAAATACGCTGTGGCTATCTTCTCCTAGAACATTTCAACCTCAGCAATACAGCAGGGGATTCAGGAAAAACTGCTGTGGTGAATGCTGCGGGCATGGAAATCCTTCAGATAGTTTATTGTGATTTAGAGCGTGCTCCTCTATCCCGAAAAGGTAAAACCTACCAGAGTTACCAGCAACTTTTTGAAAGAAACTAA
- the dcm gene encoding DNA (cytosine-5-)-methyltransferase, with the protein MVLDIRAARKVSRIRQRDLAAATGISVRELMRLERGLISPSEKLLRQISNCLGMDVAQITIGQNQLFENPLTGEGYATARPQNNQIIPRRKPLDCTKKPVIDLFCGVGGLSYGFEMHEEFQVVAGVDLLSDRLQTFSRNHGTANAYGQDINTLSTDILYNENPHPFVIVGGPPCQGFSSIRPFRNIERNDPRNNLAEEFCRIVHNLQPEWIVFENVVGLLTHSNGKTFQTIVEAFEEIGYRTAAKVLNAAYYGLPQCRERLIIVGSRAGKPFKWTQPTHWCEHRSMAGRQEFILKPSKGLIQDLQSAITVDEAIHDLPEVEAGGRATTYQCDIESTPYELFIRNGAQQLKMHEATAHSPRMLEIIRQAGANIYALPEGVVKSGFSSCYSRLNGAEPSVTLTVNFVHPASNRCIHPHQHRALTPREGARLQGFLDTFEFIGTRSQIVKQIGNAVPPLLGRTVAQAILESD; encoded by the coding sequence ATGGTATTAGATATACGAGCAGCGAGAAAAGTCTCTAGAATACGACAGCGTGACTTAGCCGCTGCTACTGGAATTTCTGTACGTGAGTTGATGAGGCTCGAACGAGGGCTGATAAGTCCCTCTGAAAAACTACTTCGCCAGATATCTAATTGCTTAGGTATGGATGTTGCCCAAATCACAATTGGACAGAATCAACTTTTTGAAAATCCTTTGACAGGTGAAGGTTACGCTACCGCTCGTCCCCAAAACAACCAAATAATTCCGCGCAGAAAGCCTCTTGATTGTACAAAAAAACCTGTCATTGACTTATTTTGTGGAGTTGGCGGGTTATCGTATGGATTCGAGATGCATGAAGAATTTCAGGTGGTTGCTGGAGTTGATCTTTTAAGTGATCGATTACAAACATTCTCACGCAATCATGGCACTGCTAATGCCTATGGACAAGATATTAACACCCTCTCTACTGATATCTTATATAATGAGAACCCTCATCCCTTTGTTATTGTAGGTGGACCCCCATGTCAAGGCTTCTCATCCATTCGTCCATTCCGAAATATTGAACGAAATGACCCTAGAAACAATCTTGCAGAAGAATTTTGCCGTATAGTACATAACTTACAACCAGAATGGATAGTTTTTGAGAATGTAGTTGGCTTGCTCACACATAGCAACGGCAAAACTTTTCAAACCATTGTGGAAGCATTTGAGGAAATAGGGTACCGAACAGCTGCTAAGGTACTAAATGCTGCTTATTATGGATTGCCACAGTGCCGTGAGCGATTAATTATCGTTGGCAGTCGAGCAGGCAAACCTTTCAAGTGGACTCAACCTACTCATTGGTGTGAGCATCGCAGCATGGCTGGACGACAAGAGTTTATTCTTAAGCCGTCAAAAGGGTTAATTCAGGATCTACAATCTGCTATCACCGTTGATGAAGCAATTCACGATCTTCCTGAAGTTGAAGCAGGAGGACGGGCTACCACTTATCAGTGTGACATTGAGTCTACACCATACGAATTATTCATCCGTAATGGAGCACAACAATTAAAGATGCATGAAGCAACTGCACATTCACCTCGAATGCTAGAGATAATTCGACAAGCAGGAGCTAATATTTATGCCTTGCCTGAAGGAGTCGTCAAGAGTGGCTTTAGCTCCTGCTACAGCAGACTCAATGGGGCGGAGCCAAGCGTAACCTTGACTGTGAATTTTGTTCATCCAGCTTCTAACAGATGTATTCACCCTCACCAGCATCGTGCATTAACACCGCGTGAGGGAGCGCGTTTGCAGGGCTTCTTAGATACTTTTGAGTTTATCGGTACACGCTCTCAGATTGTTAAACAAATTGGAAATGCTGTACCGCCTTTACTGGGACGCACAGTAGCACAAGCAATCTTGGAAAGTGATTAG
- a CDS encoding ABC transporter permease subunit — protein sequence MNWWHRLKKNPLAKFGAIVLLIFYISVIAADFVAPYDPLASQSNGSLLPPTKIHWSTPEGKFIGPHVYPTTQGETNLQTGDRALLVDYKKPSPIRLFATGFEYRLLKIGLPLPPTWKEQTIIPGIPCNIHLFGVNNDANLNILGTDDQGRDQFSRLLFGGRISLFIGIVGVAIAFPLGMIVGGISGYFAGWTDSAIMRFAEVLMTVPSIYLLVSLATIIPTGLTNTQRFLLIIVITSFIRWAGLARVIRGQVLSIKEREFVQAARAMGGNPMYIIIRHILPQTATYIIITATLSIPSFIESEAVLSLIGLGIQQPDPSWGNMLSLASNASVLVLQPWLIWPPAILIISTVLAFNLLGDGLRDALDPRSMQR from the coding sequence ATGAACTGGTGGCATCGACTCAAAAAAAATCCTTTGGCAAAATTCGGGGCGATAGTATTACTAATTTTTTATATATCAGTAATTGCAGCCGATTTTGTTGCCCCATATGATCCTTTGGCTTCTCAATCAAACGGTTCACTATTACCACCAACAAAAATTCACTGGAGTACGCCTGAGGGTAAGTTTATTGGTCCTCACGTTTACCCCACAACCCAAGGAGAGACAAATTTACAAACAGGCGATCGCGCTTTGCTCGTAGACTATAAAAAACCGTCTCCCATTCGTTTATTCGCCACTGGGTTTGAGTATCGTTTACTGAAAATTGGCTTACCCCTACCTCCCACTTGGAAAGAACAAACCATCATTCCCGGAATTCCCTGCAATATACATTTATTTGGTGTAAATAATGATGCTAATTTAAATATTCTGGGAACTGATGACCAAGGACGCGACCAATTTAGTCGATTGTTATTTGGTGGTAGAATCAGTCTATTCATCGGGATTGTGGGAGTAGCGATCGCGTTTCCCCTCGGAATGATAGTGGGCGGGATTTCCGGTTATTTTGCAGGCTGGACTGATAGCGCCATCATGCGTTTTGCTGAAGTACTAATGACTGTTCCTAGTATTTACTTATTAGTTTCCCTTGCCACAATCATACCCACAGGCTTGACAAATACCCAACGATTCTTACTAATTATCGTCATCACTTCCTTTATTCGCTGGGCAGGTTTAGCTAGAGTAATTCGTGGGCAAGTTTTATCCATCAAAGAACGGGAATTTGTCCAAGCAGCTAGGGCAATGGGTGGAAATCCTATGTACATAATTATCCGCCACATCCTACCTCAAACTGCCACCTACATTATCATCACAGCCACTTTATCAATTCCCAGTTTCATCGAGTCGGAAGCTGTACTAAGCTTAATTGGTCTGGGAATTCAACAACCAGACCCTTCGTGGGGTAATATGCTTTCTTTGGCTAGCAATGCATCAGTACTTGTTTTACAACCTTGGTTAATTTGGCCTCCCGCAATATTGATAATCTCCACAGTGTTAGCTTTTAATCTCTTAGGAGATGGCTTACGCGATGCCTTAGATCCCCGTAGTATGCAGCGGTGA
- a CDS encoding Nif3-like dinuclear metal center hexameric protein, whose translation MKIAELINWFEAWANPAWQEKWDNCGWQIEPGVLEKSAGVLVCLTPTLAVMQEAIHLREQGIEINLIFAHHPLIFSPPKSLQSGDYIGEMARLAFTQQIGVYTAHTNFDQVADGTADVLAQILQLEDTTAIVPTQAGLGYGRVGNLISPMTLEKLLIHIKNRLGVPHLLHSPTNELQPLIERVAVLGGSGASFLSAVAKTGAQAYLTSDCKFHQFQEARDTYGYGSQRNLILIDAGHYATERPACDRLVKKFHSLGADFVKLSQQDEDFRVFF comes from the coding sequence ATGAAAATTGCGGAATTAATTAATTGGTTTGAAGCCTGGGCAAACCCCGCTTGGCAGGAAAAATGGGATAATTGCGGTTGGCAGATTGAACCAGGAGTTTTAGAAAAAAGTGCAGGTGTGCTGGTATGTCTGACTCCCACTTTGGCTGTAATGCAGGAAGCAATCCATCTGCGAGAACAGGGGATAGAAATCAATCTGATTTTCGCACATCATCCATTAATTTTCAGTCCTCCCAAATCGCTGCAAAGTGGTGACTACATTGGAGAAATGGCACGTTTAGCATTTACTCAACAAATTGGTGTGTATACTGCTCATACCAACTTTGATCAGGTAGCAGATGGAACTGCTGATGTGCTTGCCCAAATTTTGCAACTGGAAGATACTACTGCAATTGTCCCAACTCAAGCAGGTTTGGGATATGGGAGGGTCGGGAATCTAATATCCCCTATGACTCTAGAAAAGCTGCTGATTCATATTAAAAATCGTCTTGGTGTCCCCCATTTACTTCATTCCCCTACAAATGAACTTCAACCGCTAATTGAACGTGTAGCAGTTCTGGGAGGCTCTGGAGCTAGTTTTCTTTCGGCAGTTGCCAAAACTGGCGCTCAAGCTTATTTAACATCAGATTGCAAATTTCACCAGTTTCAGGAAGCACGGGATACCTACGGGTATGGGAGCCAACGCAATTTAATCTTAATCGATGCTGGACATTATGCCACCGAACGCCCAGCGTGCGATCGCTTGGTAAAAAAATTCCACTCTCTGGGCGCGGATTTTGTCAAGCTAAGTCAACAAGATGAAGATTTCCGGGTGTTTTTCTAG
- a CDS encoding efflux RND transporter periplasmic adaptor subunit, translating into MGEQDFSDSEVQEILSDEDLEVEKPGTKQRRWLTPLLAGTGLGIAIALSATHLIGGKGNAPKGATNQAIPQKVNPSMTVTVGEAESARVERSLTVTGTVAARNLTPVLPQVNGLQVKQTLVEIGSYVKAGQPMAILDDSLLQEQIRQARADVESKEADTSSKQADLLAKQAAVSASQAAVKQREADLIQAKARLLDAQRSYDRNKKLLTDGAISQQLLDTAETNLASARAAVLQSEANITNSQANVASAEAAVKTARADINGAAAVTKSNSAKVEQYKTQLRQTIVRAPVSGLVAEKLIRVGDITGTPPQTQVSNLAGGSQKLFSIIQDGQLELQAQVPEVSLSQVKVGASVEVTSNRDQKVRVQGKVREIDPVINQQRREALVKIDIPATKSLQPGMFATGSITTTTSTSVAVPQKAIQPQPDGSTVLFIFGAEDKVRSQKVEVGEILSGEKVEIKTGLKLGEKVVVDGAGYIKDGDTVRVSNK; encoded by the coding sequence GTGGGTGAGCAGGATTTTTCGGATTCAGAAGTACAGGAAATCCTCTCAGACGAGGATCTGGAAGTCGAAAAACCAGGTACAAAGCAGCGACGTTGGTTAACACCACTGTTAGCAGGTACTGGGTTAGGAATTGCGATCGCGCTTTCGGCTACGCATCTGATTGGTGGTAAGGGAAATGCTCCAAAAGGTGCAACTAATCAAGCTATCCCACAAAAGGTTAACCCATCAATGACGGTAACGGTAGGGGAGGCTGAGTCCGCAAGGGTGGAACGTAGTTTGACTGTTACAGGAACTGTAGCTGCCAGAAATTTAACTCCTGTGTTACCCCAAGTTAATGGTTTACAGGTAAAACAAACGTTGGTAGAAATTGGCAGCTATGTGAAAGCTGGACAACCAATGGCAATCTTGGATGACTCGCTGCTTCAGGAACAAATTCGCCAAGCCAGGGCAGATGTGGAATCCAAGGAAGCTGATACTTCTTCTAAACAGGCTGATTTACTCGCAAAACAAGCTGCCGTATCTGCATCCCAAGCCGCTGTAAAGCAACGGGAAGCCGATTTAATTCAGGCAAAGGCAAGACTACTTGATGCCCAACGCAGTTATGATCGAAATAAGAAACTCCTGACAGATGGGGCAATTAGTCAACAGTTATTAGATACAGCTGAGACAAACTTGGCATCTGCCCGTGCTGCGGTACTGCAAAGCGAAGCAAATATTACTAACTCTCAAGCAAATGTAGCTAGTGCAGAAGCGGCTGTAAAGACTGCCCGTGCTGATATTAATGGTGCAGCAGCGGTGACGAAAAGTAACTCCGCGAAGGTAGAACAGTATAAAACACAACTAAGACAAACCATAGTTCGTGCGCCAGTGTCTGGATTGGTGGCGGAAAAATTAATTAGAGTAGGTGATATTACGGGAACTCCACCGCAGACACAAGTCTCAAATTTGGCAGGTGGAAGTCAGAAATTATTTTCCATTATTCAAGATGGTCAATTGGAATTACAGGCACAGGTTCCAGAAGTGAGTTTGTCTCAAGTTAAGGTGGGAGCCAGTGTTGAAGTCACATCCAACCGCGATCAGAAGGTGCGTGTGCAGGGAAAAGTGCGAGAAATTGACCCTGTAATTAACCAGCAGCGACGAGAAGCATTAGTAAAAATTGATATCCCAGCAACAAAATCCTTACAACCAGGAATGTTTGCCACAGGTTCCATTACCACAACCACATCCACCAGCGTTGCGGTACCTCAAAAAGCAATTCAACCGCAACCTGATGGCAGCACAGTTTTGTTTATATTCGGCGCTGAAGACAAAGTGCGATCGCAAAAGGTCGAAGTTGGCGAAATTCTCAGCGGTGAGAAGGTAGAAATAAAAACTGGTTTAAAGCTAGGTGAAAAAGTTGTTGTTGATGGTGCTGGGTATATTAAGGACGGTGACACCGTGAGAGTAAGTAATAAGTAA
- a CDS encoding Npun_R2479 family HD domain-containing metalloprotein — protein MFNATEILIDAFVNRIREGYRRTYGCLKMDYEDIIAWASGMALENIANSDALFHDVEHSILVTLVGQEILRGKHIREGGVSSEDWLHFMISLVCHDIGYVKGVCRLDRESEGLYATGKKDSSMISLPPGASDASLTPYHVDRGKLFIDERFGGHKLIDSEVIKSNIELTRFPVPAAEDHQGTNNFAGLVRAADLIGQLSDPRYLKKITSLFYEFEEIGMNKILGYQNAADLRKNYAKFYWNGVYPYIKDGLHYLSLTQQGKQIMANLYSNVFIVEHEPQPEEQQRLRMEERLRA, from the coding sequence ATGTTCAACGCCACAGAAATCCTAATTGATGCTTTCGTGAATCGAATTCGTGAAGGATATAGACGTACCTATGGTTGCCTGAAAATGGATTATGAGGACATTATCGCTTGGGCTAGTGGCATGGCATTAGAAAACATAGCCAATAGTGATGCCCTTTTCCATGATGTTGAACATTCAATTTTGGTGACATTAGTAGGGCAAGAAATTCTTCGAGGAAAACATATTCGAGAAGGTGGGGTTTCTAGTGAAGATTGGCTTCACTTCATGATTTCTTTAGTCTGCCACGATATTGGTTATGTTAAAGGAGTATGCCGACTCGACCGGGAATCTGAAGGTTTGTATGCTACAGGAAAAAAAGATAGTAGCATGATTTCCCTACCACCAGGAGCATCGGATGCCAGCTTAACACCGTATCATGTGGACAGAGGCAAGTTATTTATTGATGAGCGCTTTGGTGGACACAAGTTAATCGATTCGGAAGTCATCAAAAGTAACATCGAATTAACCCGTTTTCCTGTTCCTGCTGCGGAAGATCATCAAGGGACAAACAATTTTGCTGGCTTAGTTCGGGCTGCTGATTTAATCGGACAATTAAGTGATCCTCGCTATTTAAAGAAAATTACTTCACTCTTCTATGAGTTTGAAGAAATTGGCATGAACAAGATTTTAGGCTATCAAAATGCCGCCGATTTACGCAAAAATTACGCCAAATTCTACTGGAATGGTGTTTATCCATATATTAAAGATGGCTTGCACTATTTATCCTTAACTCAACAAGGAAAGCAAATTATGGCTAACCTCTACTCAAATGTTTTTATTGTTGAACACGAACCTCAGCCGGAAGAACAGCAGAGACTGAGAATGGAAGAACGTTTACGGGCTTAA